A region of Toxorhynchites rutilus septentrionalis strain SRP chromosome 1, ASM2978413v1, whole genome shotgun sequence DNA encodes the following proteins:
- the LOC129761230 gene encoding uncharacterized protein LOC129761230: protein MEHEQRLHQLTVRRTTLMASLDRAEQFLESFVDNRDRIMLQVQLENLDTIWRELESVQAGLECEVTSEEGMNQNACHRTSYENKCFRIKAGLLSKLSPFLPNENIPQTPHAMVSSSLKGLKLPTVALPEFDGDFKQWLAFHDTFLALIHSNPDVPDIQKFHYLRAAVKGEAGQLIESIGISAVNYPLAWQALVNRYANEYLLKKRHLQAMLEVPRVKKETSASLHGIVDDFERHSKILRQIGEPVDSWSTILEHLLCIRLPDESLKAWEDYASTIEEPTYNALVEFLPRRIRVLDSISVNHTHSPTSYVTTTNVSTARRSSNPRPSTRSAVDTSTRCYACEQRYPLFK, encoded by the coding sequence ATGGAGCACGAGCAGAGGCTACACCAATTGACGGTACGACGGACTACGCTTATGGCTTCGCTGGATCGTGCGGAACAATTTTTGGAAAGTTTCGTTGACAACAGGGACAGGATTATGCTACAAGTACAACTGGAAAATTTAGATACAATTTGGCGTGAATTAGAAAGCGTTCAGGCTGGTTTGGAATGTGAAGTAACGAGTGAAGAAGGTATGAATCAAAACGCATGTCACCGTACCTCCTATGAAAACAAATGCTTTCGAATAAAGGCTGGTCTTCTCTCTAAGCTCTCTCCTTTTCTTCCCAATGAAAACATCCCCCAAACTCCGCATGCTATGGTTTCCTCTAGTCTAAAGGGTCTTAAGCTTCCAACTGTCGCTTTACCAGAGTTTGACGGAGATTTTAAACAGTGGTTAGCGTTCCACGATACGTTTTTGGCGCTAATCCACTCCAATCCGGACGTACCGGATATACAAAAATTTCACTACCTCCGCGCAGCAGTGAAAGGTGAGGCAGGGCAACTCATAGAATCAATCGGAATTAGTGCTGTGAATTACCCGTTAGCCTGGCAAGCTTTAGTCAATAGGTATGCTAACGAGTACCTGTTGAAAAAACGGCATTTGCAAGCAATGCTGGAAGTTCCACGTGTCAAGAAAGAAACTTCAGCGTCCTTACACGGAATTGTCGATGACTTCGAACGGCATTCAAAGATATTGAGACAAATTGGTGAACCAGTGGATTCCTGGAGCACAATCttggaacatttactgtgtatTCGACTACCGGACGAATCTCTGAAAGCTTGGGAAGACTATGCGTCCACTATTGAGGAGCCTACGTACAACGCTCTCGTTGAGTTTTTACCGCGCCGTATCCGCGTTTTGGATTCCATCTCCGTGAATCACACCCACTCACCAACTTCTTACGTCACGACCACAAATGTTTCAACAGCTCGAAGGTCTTCCAATCCTAGACCATCTACCAGATCTGCTGTGGATACCTCCACTAGGTGTTACGCGTGTGAGCAACGCTATCCATTGTTCAAATGA
- the LOC129761231 gene encoding uncharacterized protein LOC129761231: MTVIPTTNQLLPHPRKAPGFHQTREKFEVNAEFLILHKIVAELPVCNVSTRDWKLPRDVFLADPEFNKTGEIDLLMGIEHFFSFFNTTRRIHLGKHLPTLIDSVFGWLVSGKFSPAHPNGQKSRCSITAISLVILEESIERFWKMEELSDRINFSQEEKQCEQFYSSTVSRQTDGRYMVRLPRKHNFDELLGQSKTMALHRYELLERRLLKNPELKEGYNEFMSEYLSLVHMRCIRYDDEQYSKTNYLPHHPVTKEESTTTKLRVVFDASAKTSTGFSLNEALLVGPVIQDDLLTIILRFRTYPVAVVADIAKMYRQILLHHDDTTLQRIVWRFKPTDPVECYELQTVTYGLSPSSFLATRTLEQLAVDEGESHPIGALALRKSFYMDAS; encoded by the exons ATGACGGTCATTCCCACTACGAATCAACTGCTCCCGCATCCGCGCAAGGCACCCGGGTTTCATCAAAC AAGGGAAAAATTTGAGGTCAACGCAGAGTTTTTGATCCTCCATAAGATAGTCGCGGAGCTTCCAGTCTGCAATGTATCAACTCGTGATTGGAAGCTACCCCGTGATGTTTTCTTGGCTGACCCGGAATTCAACAAAACCGGTGAAATAGATTTGCTGATGGGCATCGAACACTTTTTCTCGTTCTTCAACACAACCAGACGAATACATTTGGGTAAACATCTGCCAACGTTGATAGACAGTGTGTTCGGATGGCTAGTATCGGGGAAGTTTAGCCCAGCTCATCCGAATGGGCAGAAATCTCGCTGTAGTATTACGGCAATTTCGTTAGTTATCCTGGAAGAAAGTATAGAGCGTTTTTGGAAAATGGAAGAGCTGTCGGATCGCATCAACTTTTCACAAGAAGAGAAGCAATGTGAGCAATTTTACTCCTCCACTGTATCCCGTCAAACTGATGGACGCTATATGGTTCGTTTACCACGCAAACATAATTTCGATGAACTGTTGGGACAGTCAAAAACTATGGCACTGCATCGTTATGAACTTCTCGAGCGTAGGCTACTGAAAAATCCTGAACTTAAGGAAGGATATAATGAATTTATGTCAGAATATCTCTCTCTCGTACACATGCGATGTATTCGATACGATGACGAGCAATATTCGAAGACAAATTACCTCCCGCATCATCCTGTTACAAAGGAAGAAAGCACGACTACTAAATTACGTGTAGTGTTCGATGCTTCCGCCAAAACCAGCACCGGCTTCTCACTCAACGAAGCACTGTTGGTGGGTCCTGTAATTCAGGACGATCTTCTGACAATCATCCTTCGGTTTCGGACATATCCAGTTGCAGTGGTGGCGGATATCGCCAAAATGTACCGCCAGATTCTACTCCACCACGACGACACTACCCTCCAGAGAATCGTGTGGCGCTTCAAACCAACGGATCCAGTAGAATGCTATGAACTTCAGACCGTTACTTACGGGTTAAGTCCATCATCCTTCCTAGCAACGCGTACGCTGGAGCAACTGGCTGTGGACGAAGGCGAGTCCCATCCAATTGGAGCTCTGGCTCTGCGAAAGTCCTTCTATATGGACGCTTCATAA
- the LOC129761232 gene encoding uncharacterized protein LOC129761232, protein MRDRLCEPVYIKPAHKRAAPTKAYICVFVCFCTKAVHLELASDLSTQAFLCALRRFIARRGRPSDIYSDNGKNFEGAANELGEVYRMLRNENERELIRSSETSEEINWHFSPPKAPHFGGLWEAAVKVAKRQLGNSRLSFEHLTTILTQIEASMNSRPLVP, encoded by the coding sequence ATGCGGGATCGACTATGCGAGCCAGTATACATCAAACCAGCCCACAAGCGTGCCGCACCCACAAAGGCATACATCTGCGTCTTCGTTTGTTTCTGCACGAAAGCTGTCCACCTTGAGTTGGCCAGTGACCTGTCGACGCAAGCTTTCCTATGTGCTCTACGTCGCTTCATCGCTCGCCGTGGCCGACCGTCGGACATTTATTCCGATAACGGCAAAAACTTTGAGGGAGCAGCCAACGAACTTGGAGAAGTGTATCGGATGCTGAGAAATGAGAACGAGAGGGAGTTAATCAGATCATCAGAAACCAGCGAGGAAATCAACTGGCACTTCAGCCCACCAAAGGCACCACATTTCGGAGGACTGTGGGAGGCGGCAGTGAAAGTGGCGAAACGACAGCTAGGAAATTCGAGACTTTCCTTTGAACACCTAACAACAATCCTCACTCAAATCGAAGCGAGCATGAACTCGCGTCCTCTCGTTCCTTGA